In the Pygocentrus nattereri isolate fPygNat1 chromosome 19, fPygNat1.pri, whole genome shotgun sequence genome, one interval contains:
- the LOC108441244 gene encoding secretory phospholipase A2 receptor-like isoform X1: MFSPLIGQSDTFDNQLLLTAHTVTSAGSVLCLWFEHFYLTQQRALHQTISSTLVGVFAVTIGMTPNFLLLLFLSVFSPANQSGLRTFHITVKRMNQSEARAACRTNYTDLVTVYRDEDNTLLTNMTSNDPAWIGLNRNQFSDKWSNGDDVTFNNLTAVCGSGSCCAAMKADGSWESLKCTENRTFMCYKQDPDLTLKYHLISENKSWYEAQSYCRKNYTDLVSIRDQNQNEAVRTEGLKSDTSFWIGLLLDDWEWTDGGRSAYRNWATSQPRSPSDCTALKREKEKWYSVPCSNIYPALCYSTLMHVSDDTMSWEDALGYCQDNGIGLLRIQSESDQKEVEFELRRRNVSGMLWVGLGQSQLFGFWMWTGGIGVGNWTNWAGGRQPEPPLSHHCGAIDTEKGFKWKDKDCRSKFRVLCEYKKKF; encoded by the exons ATGTTCTCTCCTCTCATTGGTCAGTCTGACACATTTGATAATCAGCTCTTGCTCACAGCTCACACTGTGACATCAGCAGGATCAGTTTTATGCTTGTGGTTTGAACATTTTTATCTCACTCAACAGCGAGCCCTTCATCAG ACTATAAGCTCCACACTGGTGGGAGTGTTTGCTGTTACTATTGGAATGACCCCCaacttcctcctcctcctcttcctctcag TTTTTTCTCCTGCAAATCAAAGTGGTCTCAGAACTTTCCACATCACTGTGAAGAGAATGAATCAGTCTGAAGCTCGAGCAGCTTGCAGAACAAACTACACTGACCTGGTCACTGTGTACAGGGATGAAGACAACACTCTACTCACTAACATGACTAGTAACGATCCTGCCTGGATTGGTCTGAACCGCAATCAGTTCAGTGATAAATGGTCTAACGGAGATGATGTTACATTCAATAATTTGACAGCTGTCTGTGGGTCAGGGTCCTGCTGTGCTGCTATGAAGGCTGATGGTTCATGGGAAAGTCTAAAGTGCACAGAGAACAGAACATTCATGTGTTATAAACAAG ATCCTGACCTCACTCTCAAGTATCATTTAATCTCTGAGAATAAGAGCTGGTATGAAGCTCAGAGTTACTGCAGGAAGAACTACACTGACCTGGTCAGCATCAGAGATCAGAACCAGAATGAAGCAGTGAGAACAGAAGGGCTGAAGAGCGACACGTCCTTCTGGATTGGCCTGTTGCTTGATGACTGGGAGTGGACTGATGGAGGACGCTCTGCCTACAGAAACTGGGCGACTAGTCAGCCTCGATCACCATCAGACTGTACAGcactgaaaagagaaaaagagaaatggtATTCAGTGCCATGCAGTAATATTTATCCTGCTCTGTGCTACAGCA cattaatgcaTGTCAGTGATGACACTATGAGCTGGGAAGATGCTCTGGGTTACTGTCAAGATAACGGAATTGGTTTGCTGCGCATTCAGTCTGAGTCTGACCAGAAAGAGGTGGAGTTTGAGCTCAGGAGGAGGAATGTCTCTGGAATGTTGTGGGTGGGGCTTGGACAGAGTCAGCTATTTGGCTTCTGGATGTGGACTGGTGGGATTGGTGTGGGTAACTGGACCAACTGGGCAGGAGGGAGACAACCAGAGCCTCCACTGTCCCACCACTGCGGTGCCATAGATACAGAGAAAGGTTTCAAATGGAAAGATAAAGACTGTAGATCTAAATTCAGAGTTTTatgtgaatataaaaaaaagttctaa
- the LOC108441244 gene encoding secretory phospholipase A2 receptor-like isoform X2 has protein sequence MTPNFLLLLFLSVFSPANQSGLRTFHITVKRMNQSEARAACRTNYTDLVTVYRDEDNTLLTNMTSNDPAWIGLNRNQFSDKWSNGDDVTFNNLTAVCGSGSCCAAMKADGSWESLKCTENRTFMCYKQDPDLTLKYHLISENKSWYEAQSYCRKNYTDLVSIRDQNQNEAVRTEGLKSDTSFWIGLLLDDWEWTDGGRSAYRNWATSQPRSPSDCTALKREKEKWYSVPCSNIYPALCYSTLMHVSDDTMSWEDALGYCQDNGIGLLRIQSESDQKEVEFELRRRNVSGMLWVGLGQSQLFGFWMWTGGIGVGNWTNWAGGRQPEPPLSHHCGAIDTEKGFKWKDKDCRSKFRVLCEYKKKF, from the exons ATGACCCCCaacttcctcctcctcctcttcctctcag TTTTTTCTCCTGCAAATCAAAGTGGTCTCAGAACTTTCCACATCACTGTGAAGAGAATGAATCAGTCTGAAGCTCGAGCAGCTTGCAGAACAAACTACACTGACCTGGTCACTGTGTACAGGGATGAAGACAACACTCTACTCACTAACATGACTAGTAACGATCCTGCCTGGATTGGTCTGAACCGCAATCAGTTCAGTGATAAATGGTCTAACGGAGATGATGTTACATTCAATAATTTGACAGCTGTCTGTGGGTCAGGGTCCTGCTGTGCTGCTATGAAGGCTGATGGTTCATGGGAAAGTCTAAAGTGCACAGAGAACAGAACATTCATGTGTTATAAACAAG ATCCTGACCTCACTCTCAAGTATCATTTAATCTCTGAGAATAAGAGCTGGTATGAAGCTCAGAGTTACTGCAGGAAGAACTACACTGACCTGGTCAGCATCAGAGATCAGAACCAGAATGAAGCAGTGAGAACAGAAGGGCTGAAGAGCGACACGTCCTTCTGGATTGGCCTGTTGCTTGATGACTGGGAGTGGACTGATGGAGGACGCTCTGCCTACAGAAACTGGGCGACTAGTCAGCCTCGATCACCATCAGACTGTACAGcactgaaaagagaaaaagagaaatggtATTCAGTGCCATGCAGTAATATTTATCCTGCTCTGTGCTACAGCA cattaatgcaTGTCAGTGATGACACTATGAGCTGGGAAGATGCTCTGGGTTACTGTCAAGATAACGGAATTGGTTTGCTGCGCATTCAGTCTGAGTCTGACCAGAAAGAGGTGGAGTTTGAGCTCAGGAGGAGGAATGTCTCTGGAATGTTGTGGGTGGGGCTTGGACAGAGTCAGCTATTTGGCTTCTGGATGTGGACTGGTGGGATTGGTGTGGGTAACTGGACCAACTGGGCAGGAGGGAGACAACCAGAGCCTCCACTGTCCCACCACTGCGGTGCCATAGATACAGAGAAAGGTTTCAAATGGAAAGATAAAGACTGTAGATCTAAATTCAGAGTTTTatgtgaatataaaaaaaagttctaa